The region aaggaagcagaggctgggtgcggtggctcacgcctgtaattccagcactttgggaagccgaggcgggcggatcactaggtcaggagatcgagaccatcctggctaacagagtgaaacccaaaatacaaaaagttagccaagcatggtggtgggcgcctgtagtcccagctactggggaggctgaggccagaggcagagcttgcagtgagcccagattgtgccactgcactccagcctgggcgacagagcaagactctgtctcaacaacaaaaaaaaaaaaagcagaatatctgaatagatatctcaaaagaagacatacaaatggcgaATAGCTATAttaaaaactgctcaacatcactaatcattggggaaatgaaaattgaaaccacaaaagatatcatctcattccagttagaatggcaattatcaaaaatataaagtgcAAGCAAAggtgcagagaaaggggaatgtttgtacacttttggtgggattgtaaagtagtacagccattatggaaaacaatatggaggttcctcaaaaaaactaaaaagagaactaccataTGGTACAGCAACTTCACTGCTaggtttatatccaaaagaaaggaaatcagtaaatagaagagatatctgcactgtcatgtttattgcagcactattcacaatagcgaagatatggaatcaacctaagtgttcatgaatggatgaatggataaagaaaatatgagatatatagagagagatatatatagatacatacacactatatatacacacactgtatatagtatagagagtgtatatatatatccaatgtgatacacacacgcacacacacacacacacacacacacacagtggcctattattcagccacaaaaaggaataaaatcctgtcatttgcagaaacatgaatggaactggaggttattgtgttaagtgaaataaatcaagtagagaaagacaaatattacatgttcttacacatgtTTGGGAGCTTAAAAAGTGgatctcagctgggcacggtggttcacgcctgtaatcccagcactttgggaggccgaggcaggcggatcacctgaggtcaggagtttgagaccagcctcgccaacatggtgaaaccccgtctctactgaaaatacaaaaattaggcgggtgtggtggcacacacctgtaatcccagctactcgggaggctgaggcaggagaatcgcttgaacctgggaggcggagtttgcagtgagccggcaaaagaaaaaaagtggatctcacaGAAGTaatgaatagaatggtggttaccagaggctggaaagggtgggggtaggggaagAATAGACGGTGGCTGATGGggacaaaaatacagttaggtagaagaaataagttctagtattcaatagcacagtaggaaaattatagttaataatttacTGTATGTTTCAAAATCGCTAAAAGAGAATTgtaatgttcctaacacaaagaaaagataaatgcttgaggtgatggatatcctaattacactgatttgatcattacacattgtatacatgtatcaaaatatcacatgtacctccaAAATATCTACAACTATGATATATcaattctaaaaatacaaaaaaacttatcATTAAACTATAGGACATCTAGGTGGTAGAAAATAATGCAACTTAACAGCAGTATGGAAATATGGAACAGTCTCCAAAATattaggttaaaaaagaaaaggaaagaaaaaaggagaagggtATGCTAACAATTGATTATGtcttttatgaaaattatatatatatatatgtttttatccaTGCATAAACTATTAATGGAAGGATTCCCAAGAAACATATTACTGGCTGCCTctggtgaaaaggaaaaagatttcgAAGCCCCAAGCATGAGAGTCTTACttttcattgtttatatttttcattttattttgatttttaccaCGTATAGAtaatatatcttaaaataaaatcaaaattatatttaaaattttaagactaTTATATCCTTTGTATATATAACTTTTGCATCACTTTTGAAACTCTACTCAAGGAAAAcaatattaaaagcaaaatacCTGTCAGTAAATTATAGAATAGCCAAATGCAAAAATTTAAAGCAGCAATTAAAATTAACAtcacactttttaaataatattgtgaAGTCTTTGGTTAATGTATTCatccatgaaataaaatttttgagtGCTTATATTACATCTTAACACATACtgctaaaagacaaaaacaagataCAAAATTATCTCTAGATAATGATGTagactgtttaaaaataaaacagaaaattggaaGTAAATTCAAATACTAACATTTGTTATCTGTTAGTGATAAGACTGTTGTTAATATATGTGGACATGCTTATTAGACATACAAGTGGTGATGAAAAATAGTTATTCCAACTTTtctgtttagaatttttttgctttttttgttattCCTCTGTGGAATATTTCCAGAAGTCAAATAAAGTTGAGGGTCATTCATGAATAAAAGGAGCTGGTTCATTATTGAGGGGCTCTTACCAAGAcacttaactttttgttttgttttgttttttaagacagggtctcactctgttgtccaggctggggtgcagtggcacaatcttggctcaaggcaacctccgcctcccagggtcaatgattctcatgcctcagcctcccgagtagctgggattacagacaggcaccaccacacccagctaatttttgtattctcagcagagatgagattttgccatgttagccaggtcagtctcgagctcctgacctcaaattatctgcctgtctcaacctcccaaagtgctgggattacaggcatgaactacgaTGCTCAGCCCCTTAGCTGAACTTTTAAACAGAGATTCCTTCTATTTCAGAAAGACACTGAGACTGAGGCACCCATTCCATGGATACATCCACCAGTGTTACCTATGACTCCAGCCTCCAGATTTCCCAGTTCATCCTGATGGGATTACCAGGCATTCATGAGTGGCAGCACTGGCTCTCCCTGCCCCTGACTCTGCTCTACCTCTTAGCTCTTGGTGCCAATCTCCTCATCATAATCACCATTCAACATGAGACCGTGCTACATGAACCCATGTATCATTTGCTGGGCATATTAGCAGTGGTGGACATTGGCCTGGCCACCACCATCATGCCCAAGATCCTGGCCATCTTCTGGTTTGATGCCAAGGCCATCAGCCTCCCCATGTGTTTTGCTCAGATCTATGCTATCCACTGCTTCTTCTGCATAGAGTCAGGCATCTTTCTCTGCATGGCAGTAGACAGATACATAGCCATCTGTCGCCCTCTTCAGTACCCCTCCATAGTCACTAAAGCTTTTGTCTTCAAAGCCACAGGGTTCATCGTGCTCAAGAATGGCCTCTTGACCATCCCAGTGCCTATACTGGCTGCCCAGAGACACTACTGTTCCAGGAATGAAATCGAGCACTGCCTCTGCTCTAACTTGGGGGTTATCAGCCTGGCTTGTGATGACATCACTGTGAACAAATTTTACCAACTGATGCTAGCATGGGTCTTGGTTGGGAGTGATATGGCTCTGGTATTTTCTTCCTATGCTGTAATCCTTCACTCTGTGCTGAGGCTGAACTCAGCAGAAGCAATGTCCAAGGCTCTGAGCACTTGTagctcccacctcatcctcatcCTCTTCTACACAGGTATCATTGTGCTGTCTGTCACACACCTTGCAGAGAAAAAGATTCCCCTTATTCCTGTGTTCCTTAATGTGCTGCACAATGTCATCCCCCCTGCACTCAACCCCCTGGCCTGTGCACTCAGGATGCAGAAACTCAGACTGGGCTTTCAGAGACTGCTTGGACTGGGTCAGGATGTGTCCAAGTAACTCCAGCTTTAGGAATCCAGTAAGATGTTAGGAAATGACAGAGGTTTTAGTTCTCAGTAGATCAGGGTTATAATCTGCACTTACCACACTccctaggaaaaaaaaaggccaataaAATCATGAAAACTGTCAGCCTCACTaatcaaaatatgtatattaaaattacaagaaaatttcCTATTACCTGGAAAATAAGTAAGAACAAAAAAGTGAAATGTTTCTAACTATTAATGCTAGCCTACCCCAAGAGTAACACTTTCCTACACAACTGGTAGGACTATAAACACACCAAAAAGCAATTtggtaaaatttatcaaaatgtttataaatgtttaaatgttcttAACCAGTAattctattttagaaaaatatccaaaagaaatagTCTAAATGCAGTCAAAAAGTTATTCATAAAAATCATTATAATATAACTAACAGAAAACAAAGCCTTtaatatttacacatatttaaCTCTTACATATTTATGTGCTtttcatatgtaatttttataataaaaagtaaacaataaatgtttattaaaaaggaGTAAAGTTTAATTTTCGTACCCAAAAAATCTcaataattaatgaattaatggttAACAAGTGTTAAATACTTCTTGTAGGCCAGAAACTttgataaaatatgtatgtagatTGTCTGACtcaattctcacaataacccttTGGGCAGGTACAATATTATTCCCAATTTCCAGCTAAGAAAACTCGGGCACTGGAAATTATAGAACTTGCCCCCTGACAGCACAGTTTCTAAGTGGGAAAGCTGGGATTCAAGTCCTGGGAAGTCTGATTGAAAAACCATAGCACTATTCTTACtctcagtcttgctctgttccaaAATTTCTGTGTGAACTTGAAAAACTTATGAAACCTCCCTATGTTTCAATTCTTCTGATTAAAAGTGACAAAAATCATAACATTTTGCTGAGCCAAATCGCAAACATGCTGTGACaatcaaaagagataaagaatacATGCTTTGAAATaagatatacacatggaaatataaatcTAACTATGTGGCAGTTTTCTTgctaggaaaggaagaaaatggatcCTAGGACATGCCCTATAATAACAGTTTCAAATAACCTGTTAATTAAAGCTAACTGAATTTTTGCTGTTTGCTCACCTAACAAAATTGCACACTTTTTGAGTACAAGAACCATTCATGTGtactttctctgagcctcagtccgaacactgcacacagtaggtgcttaattcATTATATAATCAAGGAGAATTATAGATCTGTTGAATTCTGTGTATCAAATAAAACACCTGGACCATGGTCTGAATAATGACCTCAGGAAGTTTGCACATGAGTCCACCTTGGAAAACAACTTCTGAGGAAATAGCACAATGACTAAAGCAACATCAGAAACCATCA is a window of Gorilla gorilla gorilla isolate KB3781 chromosome 9, NHGRI_mGorGor1-v2.1_pri, whole genome shotgun sequence DNA encoding:
- the LOC101141197 gene encoding olfactory receptor 56B4 produces the protein MDTSTSVTYDSSLQISQFILMGLPGIHEWQHWLSLPLTLLYLLALGANLLIIITIQHETVLHEPMYHLLGILAVVDIGLATTIMPKILAIFWFDAKAISLPMCFAQIYAIHCFFCIESGIFLCMAVDRYIAICRPLQYPSIVTKAFVFKATGFIVLKNGLLTIPVPILAAQRHYCSRNEIEHCLCSNLGVISLACDDITVNKFYQLMLAWVLVGSDMALVFSSYAVILHSVLRLNSAEAMSKALSTCSSHLILILFYTGIIVLSVTHLAEKKIPLIPVFLNVLHNVIPPALNPLACALRMQKLRLGFQRLLGLGQDVSK